The genomic interval AGAGACTCACAAGCAGCCTCAGTGGGCCCCGCTCCTGTCCCCAGGGCCCTACCTCTggacctccttcccctcctggtcCCTGACCTGTTTCCGGGAGCGCAGGGCACATTCCTCCAGGGTCTCAGCTGCCTCCAGCTTTCCCTGGCGCCTGTACAGAGCTCCGAGGTTTCTCAAGGTCGTGTTCACTGTGGGGCTGCGGCAGGGGGAGaccagggaaggaagagaagatggaCTCAGGAAACaagcaggagagagaggaagcgGAGCCAAGGCTAAGGGAAGGTCCCCGGGAAAcaggggaaggggcaggaggggGGATCTGGGGTCGATGGAGGGTGTCGGAGCCCACACACCCATGCCAGCTTCTCACCTGCTCACTTTGCAGGCCTTGTACCAGCCTCCATACTCAGCATAGGGTGTGCTGCCCTCTCGGTGCCGGCTCTGCAGGAGGACAGAGCGGGAGGGAAAGCCAGAGGTGAATGTACAGAGATGCTGGGGTACAAGCTAGCACAGGGCTGGGGTGCAGGCTGGGTCTGGGAAGGTGCCATGCAGCTAGGGCTGGTGCAGGAATAAGTCAGAGGCCCCGAAAGTCCCCGGCTCCCCAGGCTGGGCCCCTAACTCACTTTGCTCATTTCCTCCCGCTCCTCTGCATGCATCCAGATGGGCTTGTGATCATCTGGGGGTGATACACGGGATGGGGTGGTGAGGTTAGAGAACAGAGCTGGACACTAAGTAGGGAGCCAGGACCCAGAGGCCAATAGCGCTGGACTACAGGGGTCTGGCTCCCCCTGGAACCACTGTGGTCAACCCTCCCCCACCAACCTTTGGTCTGcatttcccttcctccctgcagCGCCCCACCCAGGCCCTCACCACTCACCATCCACAGAGCCAAACTCCTGCACGTGGGCACGCGTCAGGATCTCCTTGTAgagagtctcagcttcagcatacTTGCCTTGTTTCAGGTAACAGGAAGCCTGGGGGCGGGAAGGCAAAAACATGGGAACAAAAGGTGGAGATGAAGTCTCAGCCAGGCCTGGCATTTCCACTTCTTGGTCTCTTTATGACTTTCCGCAGAGATCTTCCTCACCCCCTCCTTGTCCAGCTGCAGGGTCCAGGGTGTTCCCACTCCACTCCTGAGAGGCTACGGAACTTCTGCCTTCCCACAGGAAGGGACCAGACCCCGCAATACCCACAGGCAGCCCCCGAGCTGGGCACAAAGGCGATGAGGCCATGTACCAGACTACGGtgcaccccctcccctcctcccactgcgTCTGCCCTCCCTCCCTTACCAGGTTGTTCTTGGTCCGGGCCACGTTAGGGTTGTCTGGCCCCAGCTGCCCCTCATAGATGGCCAGTGCCCGCCGGTAATAGCGTTCCACAGCCTCATACTTGCCCTGGTTTTGGCACAACAGGGCCAGGTTGTTTAGCTGCTTTGCCACATCTGGGTGGTTGGTACCCAGGACCTGGAAGGatgcaaaggagacacagatagcTGTGactatgcgtgtgtgtgtgtgtgtgtgtgtacgtgcacacgcacgcacacgcccACACAGGGAGCCGGGGGTAGAGAATGAAGGAACAGGGAATAGGGAGAGACGGAGGGTGAGtcaaaaagtgaaggaaaaagggTAGATCAGAAGAGAGACGGGGGAGGAGGGGTCACCGCAACAGGGAAGAACAGGCGGAGGGCACGGGCACCTTTTCTCGAATCTCCAGTGCCCGCTGGCACAGCGGCTCCGCCTCCTTGTATTTGCCCCTCTTCCCATAGAGCACAGCCAGGTTGTTGAGTGTGGCCGCCACCTAGGAAGACAGGCCTGTCCCCATCAGACAAAGGACCTGAAACAGCAAGGTCCCATGCTGCCCAACTCCCAGACAAATGGACTCTCCCACCCGAGCCACAggtgagctgggggaggggaaagtgCTGACCCCCCCAGGCTCTGAGATTCCCCACGGGGGTGGTCTCACCCTCTAAGGAGATTTTTAGACATTTCTGAAGGTGGCGTTTCCTTTGATTGCCATAAAGACTGTGGGCACTAATACCTTTGGGGGAGCAAGTATGCTACAGATGTGGTACCTGTATGGGACAGCTCAGGCAACTTTTGATTGCCCTGCCAGACACTCAAACACTAAATATAAGCTTTGATACTTGGTGGGATATCAAGACAGGAGTTATGCTTCCTGAGACACATCATCCTTCCCTATCACATGTCATAACACAGGGAAttcttttcttattcattttcaaaaataccTTATTTCTCACCTTCTTCCCTTTAACACACCTAGCATTTGTTTTATATGCTGACCCTATTTAaagttatttctctttctcttatcaCAAAGAAACCTGATCTATTACTACTTAATCTAACACTAGGTTTTAATCTTATATATGCCAATATTTCTGCTCtgtcatttttaactttaaaaatttatttattattattgttgatactactattattactactttggctgcaccatgcagcttgtgtgatcttagttccttgaacaaggattgaacccaggcccttggcagtgaaagcatggagtcctaaccactggaccaccagggaactcctgctCTGTCCTTTTCCTAgtacatcagctcagttcagttcagttgctcagtcgtgtccgactctttgtgaccccatggactgcagcacgcctgacttccttgtccatcaccaactcccagagcttgctcaaactcacatccatcgagtcggtgatgccatccaaccagctcaccctctgtcattcccttctcttcctgccgtcaatccttcccagcatcagggtcttttccagtgagtcagttcttctcatcaggtggccaaagtattagagtttcagcttcagcatcagtccttccaatgaatattcaggactgatttcctttaggattgactggttggatctccttgcagtccatgggactctcaagagtctcctccaactccacagttcaaaagcatcaattcctcagcactgttttctttatattccaactctcacatccatacatgaccactggaaaaaccatagctttgactagacggacctttgttggcaaagtaatgtctctattttttaacatgctatctaggttggtcacagcttttcttccaaggagtaagcatcttttaatttcacggctgcagacaccatcttcagtgattttgcaatccaagaaaataaagtctctcactgtttccattgtttccctgtctatttgccatgaagtgatgggaccagatgccacgatcatcgttttttgaatgttgaattttaagccagctttttcactctcctctttcactttcaagagtctctttagttcttcttcgctttctgccataagggtggtgtcatctgctatctgaggttattgatatttctcccggcaatcttttgatttcagcttgtgcttcatccagtccagcattttgcatgatgtactctgcatagaagttaaataagcagggtgacaatatacagccttgatgtactcctttcccaatttggaaccagtccgttgttccatgtctggttctaactgttgcttcttgacctgcatacagatttctcaggaggcaggtaaggtggtctggttttcccatcccttgaagaattttccacagtttgttgtgatccacacagtcaaaagctttggcatagttaataaagcagaagtagatgtttttctggaactctcttgctttttctatgatccagtggatgttggtaatttgatttctggttcctctgccttttctaaatccagcttgaacatctagaagttctcagttcagatactgttgaagcctggcttggagaattttgagcattactttgctagcgtgtgagatgagtgcaattgtgcagtactctgaacattctttgacattgctttttcttgggattggaatgaaaactgaccttttccagtcctgcggccactgctgagttttccaaatttgctggcatattgagtgcagcactttaacagcatcttcttttagaatttgaaatagctcaactggaattccatcacctccactggctttgttcacagtgatgcttcctaaggcccacttgactttgcattcctgctgctgctgctgctgctaagtcacttcagtcatgtccgactctgtgtgaccccatagacagcagcccaccaggctcccccgtccctggaattctccaggcaagaacactggagtgggttgccatttccttctccaatgcatgacagtgaaaagtgaaagtaaagtcgctcagtcgtgtccgactcttcacaacgccatggactgtagcccaccaggctcctctgtccatgggattttccaggcaagaatactggagtggggcgccattgcctgcATTCCTAGTACATACTTTTACATAAAAGATTTactagttttacttcttctacatctaaagggcttcccttgtggctcagctggtaaagaatccacctgcaacgcgggagaactgggttcgatccctgggttgggaagatcccctggagaagggaaaggctacccactccagtattctggcctggagaatcccatggaccgcataggccatgggatcacaaagagtcagacacgactgagcaactttcacatctaAAGTTTTTCATTCATTGTATATCAGACTACTATGTCTTCTAACATTGCTGTACTCAACACAACTGTTACTGTATTTTCGCTTTACTGTAAAGTATTATATATCTTATTATAAATTACTTTCCTTGTTTCTCTCTTACATTAATAGAGTATCATTCAACTTTTGAGGAAATTATATAGGTAGGTAGGTTACATTATATGAGttaaattttaggaaaatattcattataaaaGGGAGTCATCACAGGGAACTCAGTTGTatattctgtgatgacctaaaggggtgggaaggaggctcaagagggagggggatatatgtatacacatggctgattcatgcctttgtacagcagaaactaacaacactggaaagcaattattttgccattaaaatttttttaaaaaaagaagatattggGTCTGAGAGAGCTGAGAACCACTGCGATGAGCACAGCAGGAGAAAGGAGTCCCCACGCCTCGCTCTTGAGACCCCCGGGGAGTGGGCTGAGGGCAGCAGACGGACAAGCGGAGGAAGCACAGGGCAAGGAGGGCAAGGAGTACTGACAGCGGGGTGGTCCCGGCCCAGGGTGCTCTCCCGGATGCTGAGGGCATCATTGAGCAGGAGCGCAGCTTCCTTGTACTTATTCTGGTCCCTGTAAGAGGACAAAAGCGACAAGGGGTTAGCCCAAACTCTGCCGCTCAGCATCTCCTTACTTCCTTCCCTTCGGGACAGCTAAGGTACATTTAGGGGCTGGGCCCTGCCATGACAAGACAGGAAGCCTAGTGGGAGCAGTGAGAGGGGTTCACCACCACCCCCAGAGCGTGGCCGTGCCCGGAGGAGACCAAAGGCACAGGATGCAAGAGACAGGAACAGAGAAAAAGACCCTCTCCAGAGGAGAGACAGGAGAAGCCAAAAACCTGAGGGGTGAGGATTCTGAGGTCAAGCGCTCAGGTGTAAAAGCGTGAGACAAGGAAGCCCCCTGGTGGGGGGAAGAAGAGGTGCCCTGTGGAGAGGAGGAGTGAGAGCCAGAGGCGGGTCAAGGTGGGACCACGCCTGGAGGCAGGCTCCTGAGAGGACACAGCACTCACCGATACACCAGAGCCAGGATGTTGAGCATGGTGGCCACGTCGGGGTGGCCGCGGCCGGATGTGCGCTCCAGGTCCTCCAGCGCCTGCTTGCAGAGCGGCACGGCCACCTCATAGCGACCCTGGGCTGCGTACTGGATCACCAGATTGTGCAGTGTGCGCAACCTCGCTGGGATCTCATAGCCGCTGTGCTGGGCGCCCTGGCCACGGGACACTACCCCGACGCAGAAGACGACAGAGATCCCTCAGATGACACCAGCTCTCCCTCCGCTGTCCGCTCACCCCTCCCCACTCAGGTCTTTCTCCCTGCCTGTGACcaacccccaccaggctccctgcctGCCGAGAGACCTGCCTCAACTTGCTactcttcttttcttaaaattgtatTGGCTGCaccacagcttgcaggatcttagttccccagccagggatcaaacctgggccctcagcagtgaaagctcggagtcctagccactggaccactagggaagtccctcaactgCTACTCCTCTGCTCACCTCTTTGCCTCTGTGCCCATCACAATCCcatttgttcactcagtcattcactcattcaacaaactactcaatggacttccctggtggtacagtggatgagaatctggctgccagtgcaggggacacgtgttcagtccctggttgggggagattccacatgccacagggaaaCTAAGTCCATGCCCCACAACAACTGGGCCCTCCCTCTAAAGCCCGAGTGCGGCAACCACTGAAGACCATGTGCCTAAAGCCTGTGCCCCGCAGCAAGAgcagccactgcaacgagaagtcCAGGCACCGCAACGAAGAGCAGCCCTGACtggccacaactagggaaagccggCGCACAGTGACAAGGACCCagtgcaatgaaaaaaaaaaaaaccactcagaAATCCTGAGAAGGGCCTGCACCAGGGATACAAAGATAAGAAAGACCTGGTCCTTTCCCTTGAGGAGCTCATGCTCTTCACTCCAGGGGCACTCTCCCAGTCTCGAGTGAGCTCCTTACCGGCAAGAATCACGACCTTCTCATCTTGGACTCCCTGGTGCgcggcacagtgcctggcatggggtacgtgcttaataaatgttgatGAATAAGGGGGAAGCTAAGGGAATCAAAGTACTGGTCCCTAGCGCATCTCCAGAGGCAGTGGAGAACCCATTCCTGGACGGTGAGCATCCTGTGTTCACCAGCCGCTGCCCCCACTTCACCCTCCAACTCCAGAGGCAGACTCACAGCCATTGCTGGGGTCCTCTTCCTCCTCGTTGGGGAAGAGGTCATCCAGGGAATCCTTGGAGGCAtcaccttccttctcctcctggaaGGGAAGCAGCAGTATGTCTGAGATGAGATAGCCCTGGCAGCCTCTTCAAGCCCCCTCTAAACCGTGACATCATTGACAGGTGGGGTATAGGACAAATCCCCTGTCGCTGTCCTTGCCCCTGGGAAAGTCAGCATCTGTCCTGCCAAGCCTAGGCCTCTCTTGTTCGTAGAAAAACCAAGATGGGTGTCtctctgatagtccagtggttaagactctgagtttctGCTGGAGGGGGCGCAGGTTGATCCCCGgatggggaactaaaatcctccAAACCATGCAgtgcaaccaaaaacaaaacaacaacaaaaaaaacaccccaaataaACGAGATGCTTCAGCCAAAATCTCATGACTTTCAGTTCCTTCATATCCAGAGAGTTTCCTTCCTAACTACCCTCACCcgccatctctctctccctcgaCTCTGGTAATTATAGTCCCGCGTTGATCCCCATGTGTTTACACTGATTACATGTCTGTTCGGTCTCCCCTGAAGGCAGGGGTGTGTCCTATCTTATTAACATGTACCCAGAGTGTCTAGCTCTGCCTGGTGTCCATCATCTGCCACCGCTTGTTCTGGACGTAATGCCCAGTTCTCACTGTCAACCTACTTTCATACCAGGCAAAAATGCTTCACCCCAACAAGTACTGTAGCCTTGTACAAACACTTCCAACTCTCCTGCCCAGCTTCACCAGGATGACCCACTATCAAATCATCCCactgtccctgggtcaggccaCCTTTCCAGCCCTGGTGCCTtatcacgcacacacacacacatctggtcTAGAGAGCTCCCCCTTCTCCCTCATAGACCATCAAAATCCACCTCAATTCCTAAtccagttaaataaaataatccaacCTAAATCTTACCCATCCCTGTACCCCGCCCTCCTCTGTGAATCCTTCAGTCCATCCCAGCCCCTATGAACCTATCTCCTTGGGACTCCTCCCACACTGCCTGAACCTCTCCTTCAGCACCGGGCACTGACTGCTTTGTGTTGTCGCATACATGTTCTCACACGTAAGCCTTGTTCCTACAGCTACATTATAAGCTCGAGAAGGCAGGAACTCTTGTTTTGTAGCTTCTCAGATCTACCTGACACACATCTTGCCTTGCCTAAGgcacagagaaatataaatgcGTGTTGCATGAAGGTTAAATTCcacacatttcaaaagcaaattTTAGAAGGACTTGCTCGACTGAGCTGTTTTCCCTACCTACAGCGCTTAGGATTCTGAATTGGAACTGTCCAAATGCCAAAAATCTATTATTATGGGAGCAGGAACTTTGTCCTGTTCACTGTTGCAACCCCAGCAGAGTTCGCCTGACACATAGCAGTCATTTAATCAAATGCTGACTGAACAAGTGACTGGCTTCTTCCTTGCTGTCCAGAACTGGTGTCAGGACCTGAATTCTGCCAGGTCAGGGCAGGTTGGGCAGGGCTGCTGGTCCTCAAGAGGATGACGCAGCCATGCCCTGTGCATGTGGTGATGCCCAGCTGTCCTGCGCATGCTCACCGCTGCGTGCCCGTCCTCGTCGTACTGCCGCAGCTGCCCCAGGAACTCCAGGtgcttcttctcctcctccagctGAGCCACGGCCTGTTCGCTGCGCTGGAGCCGCTGCTGGGTGCCGGCCAGCTCGTCCCGGAGCCACTGGTTCTCCTGGCAGAGCCGCCGGACCTGTGCCCGCAGCTTCTGTTTCTCCGACTCCACCGTGCTCAGGTGGTTTGCCAAAGCCAGCATCACCTAGGTGGGCACATTCTGTGAGCGTTGGGATCCGGCTAGGAGAGTTgaggggtaggagggaggggAGCCAGCAAGACTCGGAGGTAGGGTGGGGTAGTGATGAGTCTACCTTCCAAATATACCCTGAATCAAATTTCTCACCACTTCCAGGGCCAGCCTGGGCCAAGCCACTATCAATTCCCACCTGGATTACGGTAATTGCCTCCTCATTGGTCTCCTTGTTTCTTCCCCTGTCCCCCTAGAGTCTGTTCTCAACCCTGCAGCCAGATGACAATCTTTTCAAAACGTTAGACCACATCACTCCTCCGGTCAACACATTCCAATAGCTTCCATCTCACTCACAGTAAAAGTCGAGTCCTTATGATGGCCTACAGTTCCACGTGATCTGGCCCCACCCCAACTgcctcttcattttctattttgcttCCCCATATTCACAGTCCAGCAGCCACGTGGGCCTTTCACTGAACTCACCAGAAAGGCTCCAGGTCGGGGCCTTTGCATGGTGCTTCGGATGTTCTTCTCCCATTTATTGTATGACTCGTTCCTTAGTCTTCAATTCTTTGCTCAAATGACACCTTTCCAGCGAGGCTCCTATTGGCCACCCTATCTAAAACTGCATCCTCTCCCCGTACACCCCAACTCCCTTCCTTGCttgatttttatccttttgtCCTTAATGATTATCACTCTGGCATactgaatcatttatttatttgtctaaaGCCTGCCTCTCCCagctagaatataagctccaagATGGCCAAGATTTAtggttgttcttgttcagtgATGTGTCTGGAGAATAGTGTCTGGCACGTGGTAGAgacttaatacatatttattgggTGAATGAATCCAAGCCGCTAGGACAAGAGGATCCCAAATGACCCCCAAGCTCCAATCAGACAACTGCTCCTCCATCTACCCGGGGCCACTTGGCACCACCTCCTCCTGCTCACCTGGGCCTCACTCAGCCCCAGCTCTATGTTTTCCATGGAACGGCGCAGCTGCCGGGCCTTCTCATGAACCAGGCCTTCTTCATGGCCACCCTGCTGCAGACACTCGATGGTCTGGGACAGGCTTTGCAGCACAGCCTGGTGTTCACTGTGGAGAGCTTCTAGCCCCTGGCTCACCAGACGGGTGCTCCCCAGGATCTCCTCTTGGCTGAGCCGGTGCCCTGCAGGCTCATCCCGCTGTCCCAACACCAGGCCTGACATCCTGGTCAGGGGACCTTGCCTGGGCTACAGAGAAACAACAGAGCTCAGCTGGGGTAAAGATCAGGAAAGAGTGTCTATGTGCCTTGATTAGAGGGCGGTAGGGATCCAAGTGAGGGGACAAGAGACCATagcaggggtgggggtagggggaccCTAAAGTTTAATTGGAGGGAGAGTGACCAGTGAGCAGACAGCCTATAACAACACTAGACACAAAGCTAAGGTtgtgggaaagacagagggaaaGGAATTGAcgtgaaagaagaaaaactgtagAAAGAACAAAGGTGCAGAGAAGTAGCAGGGATTTAGAattaacacaatttaaaaaaaaaaggagctggaGAAGAGAGAGTTTGGGTTAGGAAAAGGAATCAGGAAAGGAGAGACAGCACCATAGAGAACACAGCAGGTGTCTGATAGAGCTGCAAAGGGAACGGAGTTAAAGCAGGCAGAAGGTATACAGAAAATACTGCAGTGTTTTCCAAAAAGGGGAAGGAATAAGTTTCAAAGCTAAATCAAGACAGAGAGGGAGACGAAAAAGAGAGGGGCTTTCATCGCAGGACCCAGATGAGAGGGGCCTAGAGGCTCAAGGTGTTCAGGCTGAGTCACCCGCAGGGCTAAGCCCAGCATCTCCATGCCTGGTCAGCTCTGTTTCTTCCAGGCTGTCTTCCTACTTCCTCAAAAGGgccttgcttctcttctttgaaGTCTTCTTACCTGTATAGAGCCCTTGGTTGTGGCGTTCAGGCAGGAGCCCGGAAGAAACTCAGTTCAAGCAGCCAGGGACTCAGAAGGATCTGCCCGGCCCAAAGTCCAGAAGTCCAGCGTTCCCACCCCTTCCCTCACCACTTCACAGCCACCCAGAGGACCTGGCATGGAGCCCCACCCAGGACAAACGCCCTCCCTCCCTTGCCTACAGGTCTTCAAAGACGACCAACggcc from Budorcas taxicolor isolate Tak-1 chromosome 11, Takin1.1, whole genome shotgun sequence carries:
- the KLC4 gene encoding kinesin light chain 4, translated to MSGLVLGQRDEPAGHRLSQEEILGSTRLVSQGLEALHSEHQAVLQSLSQTIECLQQGGHEEGLVHEKARQLRRSMENIELGLSEAQVMLALANHLSTVESEKQKLRAQVRRLCQENQWLRDELAGTQQRLQRSEQAVAQLEEEKKHLEFLGQLRQYDEDGHAAEEKEGDASKDSLDDLFPNEEEEDPSNGLSRGQGAQHSGYEIPARLRTLHNLVIQYAAQGRYEVAVPLCKQALEDLERTSGRGHPDVATMLNILALVYRDQNKYKEAALLLNDALSIRESTLGRDHPAVAATLNNLAVLYGKRGKYKEAEPLCQRALEIREKVLGTNHPDVAKQLNNLALLCQNQGKYEAVERYYRRALAIYEGQLGPDNPNVARTKNNLASCYLKQGKYAEAETLYKEILTRAHVQEFGSVDDDHKPIWMHAEEREEMSKSRHREGSTPYAEYGGWYKACKVSSPTVNTTLRNLGALYRRQGKLEAAETLEECALRSRKQGTDPISQTKVAELLGEGDSGRTSQEGLAGSVKFEGGEDASVAVEWSGDGSGALQRSGSLGKIRDVLRRSSELLVRKLQGSEPRPSSSNMKRAASLNYLNQPSAAPLQVSRGLSASSMDLSSSS